Below is a genomic region from Phalacrocorax carbo chromosome 10, bPhaCar2.1, whole genome shotgun sequence.
AGTAAGGTAAGTGCTGGGATTATTTTTGGACAAGATCAGATCTTTTTGTTAGCATTGACCTAACAGGGATCATTGAGTCAGACTTGCTTTTTTCGCTATGATTAATTTGtttcttgattaaaaaatgtttatagtAAACTAGAACAAGAGGTCGTGGGTTACAGAAAGTTGACACCATAGATCAAACAaaattttttcatattctttagTAGGTTTTTTACAAATTTTTATTTAGCACCCAATTCTTTCTAGGTAGCAAATCTATTCATATGGGATATCCCATAAACAGAAGATGggatagatttttttaaaactctgcaaATTAGGCTGGTTACATACTGTTGATTAATCTTGTCTCTTATGACCTTTTTCCTATTTAGATTTGAgtaaaatactgcaaataaagatttttaCTACTAGGACTTTTCATCACAAATCTGTATTCTCACTCTGAGAATGATGTGAGGGAATTACAGAGAGCAGCAATTTGGTTATTCTGTAAAATTCCAAACAGATAACCTTTCAGGTCTGTAGTGGCTATTTTTCATGCGTTTATGGGACTGGCTTAGTTAGCTGGCACACCCCAAATTCATACAGCCTTTGGTGTTTTTCAGATGGAAGAAACAATAGTATTGTGACCAGCATACAGTAATACCCTCAATTGTTCTGGTAGCAGAAATAAAGCCCAAAAGTGAAGGTAAGGAGATTTTGCTTGATGTCATAAAGTATAAATAGTCAAAGCATACAATGATAAAAttgtctgtgcttttttttttaaacacacacacacacactaatAGCCTAGGTAAAAATAACAAGCCAAACTTAATGTATTTTCTAGCTATCAGGCTACTAACTTTAATATCTGGAATCAAATTGATAGATGTGAAcctattttcattattttgaacaatttaaggaaaaaaaggtagcgtctattttaccttttaaatCACTTGTTAAATAGATTGTGTCTCCTGGTCTGCATGCTTCTTGCTTCAGCCATTGTCTGCTCAGATACTAAGCTATGCTTCAGGAAGATGTCACCCATAAAGtatctcagctttttttcctggaatagccccctccctgccctttgACACTTAAAGAATTTGAACAGTTTTAGTTTGGACCAGGAAAAGATAAAAGGTAAGAAATAGAGCCAATTAAGATCATGAGTTTATTTGTTCCAGCTCCTCAGTTAGAAGGAAACACAAATGAATCATTACAGGTCTCAGTGAAAAAAGCTCTTGGGATCAGATTTACTTAAGAAGGTATTTTACTTCatcaatgtatttatttactaaAGAGACCCCACTGAATGACTACATAAAATGTGTTACAACAGACACCATTCATGCTGACTGTGGCCTGTGCACTTTCTTGGGTGTTTGCTTTGGTGTTTTTGAAGATTTCTTGGCTGACTGTATTGATTTTCCAGCTTTTGGTGTTGCAAAAGACTTAGCTTCAGGCTTTCTAGGAGtctttttcacctctttttcttttattgcttcCTTTGGCATGCTGAGCTGCttggcttttttctgttttggtgtggTCTGCGAGTCTGCACACACTTCTGtaactttgctttttgtttttggagTCTCCACAGCTAGAGgctgtttctttctcttaccACCGGGTGTTTTAGTTTTCTCGCTCAGGTTGTCACCTTTTTGTGGACTTGGttcaattttctgtatttaagacaaacaaaaaattatccTTTCACCTAAGAAACATCTTTTCATTGACCTACCTTCTTGAAAAACAGTAAACAATTATAAATGACAAATACTTTCATATCAATAGAACTGTGCCCTAGCTCAAATAATTTGTTCACATTTCAGTCTGGATGCAGTGGTTTAGACACAGAActaaatcataaaaataatgaaaatataacaaaatagTAAGAAAGTAAATAGATTTAATAGATGCAAGGATCCTCCTGGCCAGTCAAGTCACTGACCTCTGCTGGCACAGCTTTAAACCACAGTCCTCCTCTTGCTGCATTTCCAGGCTTAATAGACTGAATATAGACCAGCTCTATTTGAAGTCCAGCTGTACACACACAAACTGACTGCACTCTAATTTGCACACTAGGCCTAGTATTCCCCTTGACTTCATCATATATTCCCAAACCGCCCTCATGAAGGAAGGTTGCTGCCATCAGAACAATTCATACAACCCAACTCTAGCTGTATCCCAGGCATCTGGAAACAGGGCTCTGGCAATCAAATCACGTGAGCTAATCTAGACCTGTTGCATGAGAGCAGCTTGACGCAAGCTGTATGAAATTTTTTTGTGGGCCTGCACATAATCATAGTTTTAGTTTGGGCATCCCTGAAGAGGTGCAGTGCTAGAGTTTAAGGATATGCTCCATCATGAATGCAGTATAACCAAGTTGAAATTGTAAGTGTTACTGTTCTATTCATCCAAATATCTTTCCTAGATATTTGTTAAACTGGTTGCTTTGCAGACAGGTTAATGACCTGATCCACATCGTCTTGAATAATGACCACAGGAAGTCCCTAAGGTATTTCATGCAACCTGCTAGCTCTCAATTTATGTGATTGTTAATGTTGCATATTACTATCCTAGAGAATGTTACTTGTTCTTCCTCAAATTTTGCACTCCAGACAGAAAATGGtacattaaaatgcattaaaatttaattttacaagaaattttaaattaaaagttgTATTATTTACTTAATCAAGTATTAAGCTGTTTCTCAATCATTTACCCTTTCTTCTGACTTCAGGTGTATTATCTGACTTAGACAAAATTGCTactattcagaaaaatatgtaaaaggaCAATAACCACTGGCTTCCTCTGTCTGTAAGAGATGTTAACTAAAACATAAGTAAAAccttaaaaccaaaccaaaccatctCCCCAGGGCATGCCCCACCATACAGTCAATTCTTGCTTTCATGATATATtcacaaaaaaatccagttcaCTTGAAGCGTGTTAACACACACTGTTCCCTAAGGAGCAATGAATGATTTCAACAGTTCAAAATCTTTACTTTTAACTGAAATGTGAGTTTCTTGATATTATAAAACAGTTACCTTCAGCTCAGCTAAGCTGGTTGTTTGCATAGGCACCAGTTGTGGAAtttcttcatcatcatcatcatgatCACCTGATTCTTGGActactactttttcttttatctcaAGCGCCTGAGTAGCAGcatcagcatttattttagttGTCAAAGTCACTTGACCTGAATTCAGTTTCTTAGCTGCCGCCTTCGGTTTCTTGTTCTTTCCCTTCTGGAATTCATTAGAAGCACATCTCAGACAAATCCCCATAATATTTCCAAATATCTAATAATTGTTTTAATATGGGTAAAAATAAGACTGTCTAgtaacattaatttaaatattgttCTTCAATAGACCGGGACTGGTCCACCACAtgtaatatatgaaaaaattcATTGCTTTCAGAAGTTTACTATAAGTAGCTCATAGGTAAATGATAATAATGTCATGATTACAGTCTTTAAGTTGAATATATATGCTCCAAATTTATCTTAGACAGACGAACATAACAAGCAGAGCTCAGTACAAAGGAATagctgattattttcttttttaaaaagtaggtGAGCCCCCCCTGCCCCGAAATATATTGAGCTTGTGAATTATTCAGATGTCACTGATTAGCCAACAAATAACAGATGCAGAGACTGAATCCATGTATATGTTAACAAGTGTATTTTCAGAAGGCtaatatgaataaaaaatacaagcaaaagtTCTAAGAATGAATCTCAGCTCCCTACAGTTTAGGACTAGAAAAACTTAACTAACTTATTCCCAGTTTGCTTTACAACCTATCGGGGAGCTTCCATTATTTCATTAGTATTACTGAGTATCTGAAGTGCTCAGAGTCAGGAGCACCTAACCCATTTGTAGCCATAAATGCCTGGGATCTACTAAAACATTTAAACTCAATATATCAGACACTATAATGCATGAAAGGAAGCCAAAGAACTGGTTGTTCTGATTTGAGTTTATGGAAAGtttgaagaatttttcttttacctttacttctttttttttgagagatgGCTGTCTGTCAAGCTCATCCAAGTTGGAGATATTTGCAGTAAAAATTGGAAGTGCAACTGATTTAAGTGTTTTGAGGTGaagaatttttacatttttccaatcctgcaacaacaaaaacagtcTATTATGTAAAAATAGCAAAGCTGAGTTATGATTTGACTTGGCTTTAATGCAGTTAATCAGCAGTACCTTTGGTAACTTCTTTGCAATCACCTCAGCCGCTGCAATGATATTATCTACTATCTCATCAGCTTTCATTCCAGTGTGACCTATACGTGCTGTACTGAAAGAAGTGAAGAGTAATATTTATATGTGGGCAAATAAGCATACTTCAAGTTACTTGTTTTTAGGCATACCCAGAAATGAAAAAAGCCCACTTATCTGCAATTATCTTAACCTTCATAAAGGATGGCTGGCTATTGCAGACGTCTTTTGTAATAACAGTCAGATTTACCTGTATTCACCTTTCTGCATTGGGATACACAATTTCTGCCTTGTATGACTAGGCATATTACCAATTTAGATCCTTTTAGATGcacaataaatgaaaaaagtcTTATaagaatagaatatttttgaAGTAGTTTTTATCTAATTTAGCAGTAATACTTTTCTAAGATTGTAGATGCTGTTTGACAGCAACAGTTGCCTAGAAATTCCTTAGGTCTAAGGAAAGAGAGACAAGAAGTAAAACTTCACAGTAAAACTTC
It encodes:
- the RSL1D1 gene encoding ribosomal L1 domain-containing protein 1, which produces MAGGPERLEREQVKKAVEALLAFARSKAKGDALLLNEGENVHLLVTVWKVPRAAQVIKIPLPHGIRPETAEVCLFTKDEPNLSAEQTENLYRKLLIQNGIRSISQIISYKTLKKEYKLFEAKRRLLNRFDLFLSDDRIRRLLPSHLGKHFYERKKAPLSVNLKARNLAKELQKHIQGTTLPVTNKGCCYTARIGHTGMKADEIVDNIIAAAEVIAKKLPKDWKNVKILHLKTLKSVALPIFTANISNLDELDRQPSLKKKEVKKGKNKKPKAAAKKLNSGQVTLTTKINADAATQALEIKEKVVVQESGDHDDDDEEIPQLVPMQTTSLAELKKIEPSPQKGDNLSEKTKTPGGKRKKQPLAVETPKTKSKVTEVCADSQTTPKQKKAKQLSMPKEAIKEKEVKKTPRKPEAKSFATPKAGKSIQSAKKSSKTPKQTPKKVHRPQSA